In the Streptomyces sp. NBC_00193 genome, CTGACGTGGACGAGGCCCTGCTCAGGAGCCTCACCCCGCAGGTCCTCGGAATCCTCGTCCGCCGCGGAGCAGACTTCGCGGCGGCCGAGGACGCCGTCCAGGAGGCGCTGCTCGAAGCGGTGCGCGGCTGGCCCGAGGACCCTCCCCGGGATCCGAAGGCCTGGCTGGTCACCGTGGCCTGGCGCCGGTTCCTCGACGCGACGCGGGCGGACACCGCCCGCCGCCGGCGCGAGGACCGGGTGGAGGAGGAACCGGCGCCGGGCCCCGCGCCCGCGGTGGACGACACGCTCCAGCTCTACTTCCTGTGCGCCCACCCCTCCCTCACTCCCTCCTCGGCCGTAGCGCTCACCCTGCGCGCGGTCGGCGGACTCACGACGCGCCAGATCGCCGCCGCCTACCTCGTTCCCGAGGCGACGATGGCGCAGCGCATCAGCCGCGCCAAGCGCACCGTCGCCGACGTCCGCCTCGACCGCCCGGGTGACGTCGGTACCGTCCTGCGCGTCCTCTACCTGGTCTTCAACGAGGGCTACTCCGGCGACGTGGACCTCGCCGCCGAGGCCATCCGCCTCACCCGCGGCCTGGCGGCCTCCATCGACCACCCCGAGGTGTCGGGGCTCCTCGCCCTGATGCTGATCCACCATGCCCGGCGTGCCACCCGCACCACCCCCGACGGCACGCTGATCCCGCTCGCCGACCAGGACCGCACCCGCTGGGACCGGTCCCTGATCGCCGAGGGCATCGGCATCCTGCATCCCGCCCTCGCCCGCGACCGGCTGGGGGAGTTCCAGGCGCAGGCCGCCATCGCGGCCCTCCATGCCGACGCGCAGACCA is a window encoding:
- a CDS encoding RNA polymerase sigma factor; its protein translation is MDEALLRSLTPQVLGILVRRGADFAAAEDAVQEALLEAVRGWPEDPPRDPKAWLVTVAWRRFLDATRADTARRRREDRVEEEPAPGPAPAVDDTLQLYFLCAHPSLTPSSAVALTLRAVGGLTTRQIAAAYLVPEATMAQRISRAKRTVADVRLDRPGDVGTVLRVLYLVFNEGYSGDVDLAAEAIRLTRGLAASIDHPEVSGLLALMLIHHARRATRTTPDGTLIPLADQDRTRWDRSLIAEGIGILHPALARDRLGEFQAQAAIAALHADAQTTEETDWVQIVEWYDELVRLTDSPIARLNRAVAVGEADGPRAGLAALAQLDPALPRHTAVAAYLHERDGDLPKAARLYAEAAHQAPNLAERDHLTRQAARLNSARRD